One stretch of Danio rerio strain Tuebingen ecotype United States chromosome 6, GRCz12tu, whole genome shotgun sequence DNA includes these proteins:
- the frmd4ba gene encoding FERM domain-containing protein 4B isoform X10, protein MAISQHQFYLDRKQSKAKITTARSLGDIAMDLTETGAPRNSKLVSMESKDKLIMASNGSLVSSNSADNDVNEEQKKEKIAELKDKQEKIKQILALKEEELKKMCLREAELTGVLPKEFPLASGEKPPTIRRRVGTAFKLDDLFPYDADPCLRNLESCFALQKKIVEAARKLAHENELGKTVKKKRRRNLLDATKKLQAIENEINDYRVKIGKEPTQRASVIIADDVNLDSLSDCLNLDDDEPSQRQRSRSVQYSPLPNSSGSFTASYHSDQLDHANDDYSNCSRLNYAEVQEPVAYIHEDALSTHSSPYRQPLRQPSDSRSMPPTPQLPRNAYSSIQLSTLYRQRSGSLESQSQFLTESEPSEPVFISAPRRSNSTELLDDGSSYTSQSSVEYSAPHSRAKNRHRRRQGNIYANTGSMPNLAQNDTRGYISQSQHPQTTTAYYVTGYPRYIEPEVYPNGPYMYESEMEGHYNVNPSYHRHEPHGNYAQDEMDGLSHNLYATLRPPRNRPPSRNDNLVKNMQRAEVVEHLRGWYNRQHKPQGYDAYRAPQQSLNYRTMSTSYVRSDSTASYSTVGSGNWHGQPVMAMSEYEMPLAHHQSYGYNTVHHSHPLHSRYNSSVLHQPSQTYYMLLLQLGSKTSLLSGSVHPHEIMPWLYLVLRCNLLTLNTDDVF, encoded by the exons ATGGCAATCAGCCAACACCAGTTCTACCTGGACCGCAAACAAAGTAAA gctAAAATAACAACAGCAAGAAGTTTGGGCGATATTGCTATGGATCTCACAGAGACTGGAGCTCCACGGAACAGTAAGCTGGTCAGCATGGAGAGTAAAGACAAGCTCATCATGGCCAGCAATGGAAGTTTGGTCTCTTCCA ATTCTGCAGACAATGATGTGAATGAGGAACAGAAGAAAGAGAAAATAGCAGAACTCAAGGACAAACAGGAGAAAATTAAGCAAATTCTGGCACTGAAGGAAGAAGAGCTGAAGAAAATGTGCCTCCGGGAAGCT gaGTTGACCGGTGTGTTGCCTAAGGAGTTTCCTTTGGCATCAGGAGAAAAGCCCCCCACCATCCGAAGGCGTGTGGGAACTGCTTTTAAATTAGATGACCTTTTCCCTTATGATGCG GATCCTTGTTTAAGAAATCTAGAAAGCTGTTTCGCACTCCAGAAGAAGATCGTGGAGGCAGCGAGAAAACTTGCTCATGAAAACGAACTCGGGAAAACCGTGAAGAAGAAACGCAGGAGAAACCTTTTGGATGCTACCAAAAAACTCCAGGCCATCGAAAATGAGATTAATGATTACAGAGTGAAGATTGGCAAGGAGCCCACACAAAGAGCTTCCGTCATCATTGCTG ATGATGTTAACCTTGACAGCCTTTCAGACTGCCTGAATTTGGATGATG ACGAGCCGTCACAGAGACAGCGTTCGCGTTCAGTACAGTATTCTCCGCTTCCCAACTCCTCTGGCTCCTTCACTGCATCCTACCATTCAGATCAACTAGATCACGCCAATGACGACTACAGCAACTGCAGCAG ATTAAATTATGCTGAAGTCCAAGAACCTGTTGCCTATATTCACGAAGATGCCTTATCGACGCACAGCAGCCCTTACCGGCAACCTTTGCGACAACCTTCCGACTCGCGGAGCATGCCACCAACACCTCAGCTTCCCCGCAACGCCTACAGCAGCATCCAGCTCAG CACTCTTTATCGCCAGCGCAGCGGCAGTCTGGAATCTCAGTCGCAGTTTCTAACAGAGAGCGAGCCGTCAGAGCCCGTCTTCATTTCTGCTCCTCGTCGAAGCAACAGCACGGAGTTACTTGATGACGGCTCATCCTACACCAGCCAGTCCAGTGTGGAGTACTCCGCGCCTCATTCCCGTGCCAAAAACCGCCATCGACGGAGACAGGGCAACATATATGCCAACACGGGAAGCATGCCCAACCTAGCACAAAACGACACGCGGGGTTACATATCCCAATCTCAACATCCGCAAACCACCACGGCCTATTACGTTACTGGATATCCACGGTACATCGAACCTGAAGTCTATCCAAATGGACCATACATGTATGAAAGCGAGATGGAGGGACACTATAATGTGAACCCATCCTACCATAGACATGAGCCACATGGAAACTACGCTCAGGATGAGATGGACGGTTTGTCTCATAATCTCTATGCCACATTAAGACCACCAAGGAATCGTCCTCCATCCAGGAATGACAATTTAGTCAAAAACATGCAAAGGGCTGAAGTGGTGGAACACTTGCGGGGTTGGTACAATAGACAGCACAAACCACAAGGGTATGATGCGTACAGGGCGCCACAGCAGAGTTTGAACTACAGGACCATGTCAACGAGTTATGTACGCAGCGACAGTACAGCTTCCTACTCAACAG TTGGTTCGGGGAACTGGCACGGTCAACCAGTCATGGCAATGTCAGAGTATGAAATGCCTCTCGCACACCATCAGTCCTACGGCTACAACACTGTCCATCACAGTCACCCGTTACACAGCAGGTACAACTCCTCTGTGCTCCATCAGCCTTCACAGAC
- the frmd4ba gene encoding FERM domain-containing protein 4B isoform X12, which yields MAISQHQFYLDRKQSKAKITTARSLGDIAMDLTETGAPRNSKLVSMESKDKLIMASNGSLVSSNSADNDVNEEQKKEKIAELKDKQEKIKQILALKEEELKKMCLREAELTGVLPKEFPLASGEKPPTIRRRVGTAFKLDDLFPYDADPCLRNLESCFALQKKIVEAARKLAHENELGKTVKKKRRRNLLDATKKLQAIENEINDYRVKIGKEPTQRASVIIADDVNLDSLSDCLNLDDDEPSQRQRSRSVQYSPLPNSSGSFTASYHSDQLDHANDDYSNCSRLNYAEVQEPVAYIHEDALSTHSSPYRQPLRQPSDSRSMPPTPQLPRNAYSSIQLSTLYRQRSGSLESQSQFLTESEPSEPVFISAPRRSNSTELLDDGSSYTSQSSVEYSAPHSRAKNRHRRRQGNIYANTGSMPNLAQNDTRGYISQSQHPQTTTAYYVTGYPRYIEPEVYPNGPYMYESEMEGHYNVNPSYHRHEPHGNYAQDEMDGLSHNLYATLRPPRNRPPSRNDNLVKNMQRAEVVEHLRGWYNRQHKPQGYDAYRAPQQSLNYRTMSTSYVRSDSTASYSTVGSGNWHGQPVMAMSEYEMPLAHHQSYGYNTVHHSHPLHSRSYIDVSQHDSHTSSPMDSSFDSEDQQTIYWHEDSKPGTIV from the exons ATGGCAATCAGCCAACACCAGTTCTACCTGGACCGCAAACAAAGTAAA gctAAAATAACAACAGCAAGAAGTTTGGGCGATATTGCTATGGATCTCACAGAGACTGGAGCTCCACGGAACAGTAAGCTGGTCAGCATGGAGAGTAAAGACAAGCTCATCATGGCCAGCAATGGAAGTTTGGTCTCTTCCA ATTCTGCAGACAATGATGTGAATGAGGAACAGAAGAAAGAGAAAATAGCAGAACTCAAGGACAAACAGGAGAAAATTAAGCAAATTCTGGCACTGAAGGAAGAAGAGCTGAAGAAAATGTGCCTCCGGGAAGCT gaGTTGACCGGTGTGTTGCCTAAGGAGTTTCCTTTGGCATCAGGAGAAAAGCCCCCCACCATCCGAAGGCGTGTGGGAACTGCTTTTAAATTAGATGACCTTTTCCCTTATGATGCG GATCCTTGTTTAAGAAATCTAGAAAGCTGTTTCGCACTCCAGAAGAAGATCGTGGAGGCAGCGAGAAAACTTGCTCATGAAAACGAACTCGGGAAAACCGTGAAGAAGAAACGCAGGAGAAACCTTTTGGATGCTACCAAAAAACTCCAGGCCATCGAAAATGAGATTAATGATTACAGAGTGAAGATTGGCAAGGAGCCCACACAAAGAGCTTCCGTCATCATTGCTG ATGATGTTAACCTTGACAGCCTTTCAGACTGCCTGAATTTGGATGATG ACGAGCCGTCACAGAGACAGCGTTCGCGTTCAGTACAGTATTCTCCGCTTCCCAACTCCTCTGGCTCCTTCACTGCATCCTACCATTCAGATCAACTAGATCACGCCAATGACGACTACAGCAACTGCAGCAG ATTAAATTATGCTGAAGTCCAAGAACCTGTTGCCTATATTCACGAAGATGCCTTATCGACGCACAGCAGCCCTTACCGGCAACCTTTGCGACAACCTTCCGACTCGCGGAGCATGCCACCAACACCTCAGCTTCCCCGCAACGCCTACAGCAGCATCCAGCTCAG CACTCTTTATCGCCAGCGCAGCGGCAGTCTGGAATCTCAGTCGCAGTTTCTAACAGAGAGCGAGCCGTCAGAGCCCGTCTTCATTTCTGCTCCTCGTCGAAGCAACAGCACGGAGTTACTTGATGACGGCTCATCCTACACCAGCCAGTCCAGTGTGGAGTACTCCGCGCCTCATTCCCGTGCCAAAAACCGCCATCGACGGAGACAGGGCAACATATATGCCAACACGGGAAGCATGCCCAACCTAGCACAAAACGACACGCGGGGTTACATATCCCAATCTCAACATCCGCAAACCACCACGGCCTATTACGTTACTGGATATCCACGGTACATCGAACCTGAAGTCTATCCAAATGGACCATACATGTATGAAAGCGAGATGGAGGGACACTATAATGTGAACCCATCCTACCATAGACATGAGCCACATGGAAACTACGCTCAGGATGAGATGGACGGTTTGTCTCATAATCTCTATGCCACATTAAGACCACCAAGGAATCGTCCTCCATCCAGGAATGACAATTTAGTCAAAAACATGCAAAGGGCTGAAGTGGTGGAACACTTGCGGGGTTGGTACAATAGACAGCACAAACCACAAGGGTATGATGCGTACAGGGCGCCACAGCAGAGTTTGAACTACAGGACCATGTCAACGAGTTATGTACGCAGCGACAGTACAGCTTCCTACTCAACAG TTGGTTCGGGGAACTGGCACGGTCAACCAGTCATGGCAATGTCAGAGTATGAAATGCCTCTCGCACACCATCAGTCCTACGGCTACAACACTGTCCATCACAGTCACCCGTTACACAGCAG
- the frmd4ba gene encoding FERM domain-containing protein 4B isoform X11 has translation MAISQHQFYLDRKQSKAKITTARSLGDIAMDLTETGAPRNSKLVSMESKDKLIMASNGSLVSSNSADNDVNEEQKKEKIAELKDKQEKIKQILALKEEELKKMCLREAELTGVLPKEFPLASGEKPPTIRRRVGTAFKLDDLFPYDADPCLRNLESCFALQKKIVEAARKLAHENELGKTVKKKRRRNLLDATKKLQAIENEINDYRVKIGKEPTQRASVIIADDVNLDSLSDCLNLDDDEPSQRQRSRSVQYSPLPNSSGSFTASYHSDQLDHANDDYSNCSRLNYAEVQEPVAYIHEDALSTHSSPYRQPLRQPSDSRSMPPTPQLPRNAYSSIQLSTLYRQRSGSLESQSQFLTESEPSEPVFISAPRRSNSTELLDDGSSYTSQSSVEYSAPHSRAKNRHRRRQGNIYANTGSMPNLAQNDTRGYISQSQHPQTTTAYYVTGYPRYIEPEVYPNGPYMYESEMEGHYNVNPSYHRHEPHGNYAQDEMDGLSHNLYATLRPPRNRPPSRNDNLVKNMQRAEVVEHLRGWYNRQHKPQGYDAYRAPQQSLNYRTMSTSYVRSDSTASYSTVGSGNWHGQPVMAMSEYEMPLAHHQSYGYNTVHHSHPLHSSPDPRLLAPPPDPLLDRFPPEYGWMTPGRRSPLPVPLEVPGAVASGYDPDYFYTDC, from the exons ATGGCAATCAGCCAACACCAGTTCTACCTGGACCGCAAACAAAGTAAA gctAAAATAACAACAGCAAGAAGTTTGGGCGATATTGCTATGGATCTCACAGAGACTGGAGCTCCACGGAACAGTAAGCTGGTCAGCATGGAGAGTAAAGACAAGCTCATCATGGCCAGCAATGGAAGTTTGGTCTCTTCCA ATTCTGCAGACAATGATGTGAATGAGGAACAGAAGAAAGAGAAAATAGCAGAACTCAAGGACAAACAGGAGAAAATTAAGCAAATTCTGGCACTGAAGGAAGAAGAGCTGAAGAAAATGTGCCTCCGGGAAGCT gaGTTGACCGGTGTGTTGCCTAAGGAGTTTCCTTTGGCATCAGGAGAAAAGCCCCCCACCATCCGAAGGCGTGTGGGAACTGCTTTTAAATTAGATGACCTTTTCCCTTATGATGCG GATCCTTGTTTAAGAAATCTAGAAAGCTGTTTCGCACTCCAGAAGAAGATCGTGGAGGCAGCGAGAAAACTTGCTCATGAAAACGAACTCGGGAAAACCGTGAAGAAGAAACGCAGGAGAAACCTTTTGGATGCTACCAAAAAACTCCAGGCCATCGAAAATGAGATTAATGATTACAGAGTGAAGATTGGCAAGGAGCCCACACAAAGAGCTTCCGTCATCATTGCTG ATGATGTTAACCTTGACAGCCTTTCAGACTGCCTGAATTTGGATGATG ACGAGCCGTCACAGAGACAGCGTTCGCGTTCAGTACAGTATTCTCCGCTTCCCAACTCCTCTGGCTCCTTCACTGCATCCTACCATTCAGATCAACTAGATCACGCCAATGACGACTACAGCAACTGCAGCAG ATTAAATTATGCTGAAGTCCAAGAACCTGTTGCCTATATTCACGAAGATGCCTTATCGACGCACAGCAGCCCTTACCGGCAACCTTTGCGACAACCTTCCGACTCGCGGAGCATGCCACCAACACCTCAGCTTCCCCGCAACGCCTACAGCAGCATCCAGCTCAG CACTCTTTATCGCCAGCGCAGCGGCAGTCTGGAATCTCAGTCGCAGTTTCTAACAGAGAGCGAGCCGTCAGAGCCCGTCTTCATTTCTGCTCCTCGTCGAAGCAACAGCACGGAGTTACTTGATGACGGCTCATCCTACACCAGCCAGTCCAGTGTGGAGTACTCCGCGCCTCATTCCCGTGCCAAAAACCGCCATCGACGGAGACAGGGCAACATATATGCCAACACGGGAAGCATGCCCAACCTAGCACAAAACGACACGCGGGGTTACATATCCCAATCTCAACATCCGCAAACCACCACGGCCTATTACGTTACTGGATATCCACGGTACATCGAACCTGAAGTCTATCCAAATGGACCATACATGTATGAAAGCGAGATGGAGGGACACTATAATGTGAACCCATCCTACCATAGACATGAGCCACATGGAAACTACGCTCAGGATGAGATGGACGGTTTGTCTCATAATCTCTATGCCACATTAAGACCACCAAGGAATCGTCCTCCATCCAGGAATGACAATTTAGTCAAAAACATGCAAAGGGCTGAAGTGGTGGAACACTTGCGGGGTTGGTACAATAGACAGCACAAACCACAAGGGTATGATGCGTACAGGGCGCCACAGCAGAGTTTGAACTACAGGACCATGTCAACGAGTTATGTACGCAGCGACAGTACAGCTTCCTACTCAACAG TTGGTTCGGGGAACTGGCACGGTCAACCAGTCATGGCAATGTCAGAGTATGAAATGCCTCTCGCACACCATCAGTCCTACGGCTACAACACTGTCCATCACAGTCACCCGTTACACAGCAG
- the frmd4ba gene encoding FERM domain-containing protein 4B isoform X9 produces MAISQHQFYLDRKQSKAKITTARSLGDIAMDLTETGAPRNSKLVSMESKDKLIMASNGSLVSSNSADNDVNEEQKKEKIAELKDKQEKIKQILALKEEELKKMCLREAELTGVLPKEFPLASGEKPPTIRRRVGTAFKLDDLFPYDADPCLRNLESCFALQKKIVEAARKLAHENELGKTVKKKRRRNLLDATKKLQAIENEINDYRVKIGKEPTQRASVIIADDVNLDSLSDCLNLDDDEPSQRQRSRSVQYSPLPNSSGSFTASYHSDQLDHANDDYSNCSRLNYAEVQEPVAYIHEDALSTHSSPYRQPLRQPSDSRSMPPTPQLPRNAYSSIQLSTLYRQRSGSLESQSQFLTESEPSEPVFISAPRRSNSTELLDDGSSYTSQSSVEYSAPHSRAKNRHRRRQGNIYANTGSMPNLAQNDTRGYISQSQHPQTTTAYYVTGYPRYIEPEVYPNGPYMYESEMEGHYNVNPSYHRHEPHGNYAQDEMDGLSHNLYATLRPPRNRPPSRNDNLVKNMQRAEVVEHLRGWYNRQHKPQGYDAYRAPQQSLNYRTMSTSYVRSDSTASYSTVGSGNWHGQPVMAMSEYEMPLAHHQSYGYNTVHHSHPLHSSSHPKRAWHCPASPQYYHPRFSQACSSSLPPRPLPPSSSCYQMKQTGLSAPQTGGARVNKASFAKCSP; encoded by the exons ATGGCAATCAGCCAACACCAGTTCTACCTGGACCGCAAACAAAGTAAA gctAAAATAACAACAGCAAGAAGTTTGGGCGATATTGCTATGGATCTCACAGAGACTGGAGCTCCACGGAACAGTAAGCTGGTCAGCATGGAGAGTAAAGACAAGCTCATCATGGCCAGCAATGGAAGTTTGGTCTCTTCCA ATTCTGCAGACAATGATGTGAATGAGGAACAGAAGAAAGAGAAAATAGCAGAACTCAAGGACAAACAGGAGAAAATTAAGCAAATTCTGGCACTGAAGGAAGAAGAGCTGAAGAAAATGTGCCTCCGGGAAGCT gaGTTGACCGGTGTGTTGCCTAAGGAGTTTCCTTTGGCATCAGGAGAAAAGCCCCCCACCATCCGAAGGCGTGTGGGAACTGCTTTTAAATTAGATGACCTTTTCCCTTATGATGCG GATCCTTGTTTAAGAAATCTAGAAAGCTGTTTCGCACTCCAGAAGAAGATCGTGGAGGCAGCGAGAAAACTTGCTCATGAAAACGAACTCGGGAAAACCGTGAAGAAGAAACGCAGGAGAAACCTTTTGGATGCTACCAAAAAACTCCAGGCCATCGAAAATGAGATTAATGATTACAGAGTGAAGATTGGCAAGGAGCCCACACAAAGAGCTTCCGTCATCATTGCTG ATGATGTTAACCTTGACAGCCTTTCAGACTGCCTGAATTTGGATGATG ACGAGCCGTCACAGAGACAGCGTTCGCGTTCAGTACAGTATTCTCCGCTTCCCAACTCCTCTGGCTCCTTCACTGCATCCTACCATTCAGATCAACTAGATCACGCCAATGACGACTACAGCAACTGCAGCAG ATTAAATTATGCTGAAGTCCAAGAACCTGTTGCCTATATTCACGAAGATGCCTTATCGACGCACAGCAGCCCTTACCGGCAACCTTTGCGACAACCTTCCGACTCGCGGAGCATGCCACCAACACCTCAGCTTCCCCGCAACGCCTACAGCAGCATCCAGCTCAG CACTCTTTATCGCCAGCGCAGCGGCAGTCTGGAATCTCAGTCGCAGTTTCTAACAGAGAGCGAGCCGTCAGAGCCCGTCTTCATTTCTGCTCCTCGTCGAAGCAACAGCACGGAGTTACTTGATGACGGCTCATCCTACACCAGCCAGTCCAGTGTGGAGTACTCCGCGCCTCATTCCCGTGCCAAAAACCGCCATCGACGGAGACAGGGCAACATATATGCCAACACGGGAAGCATGCCCAACCTAGCACAAAACGACACGCGGGGTTACATATCCCAATCTCAACATCCGCAAACCACCACGGCCTATTACGTTACTGGATATCCACGGTACATCGAACCTGAAGTCTATCCAAATGGACCATACATGTATGAAAGCGAGATGGAGGGACACTATAATGTGAACCCATCCTACCATAGACATGAGCCACATGGAAACTACGCTCAGGATGAGATGGACGGTTTGTCTCATAATCTCTATGCCACATTAAGACCACCAAGGAATCGTCCTCCATCCAGGAATGACAATTTAGTCAAAAACATGCAAAGGGCTGAAGTGGTGGAACACTTGCGGGGTTGGTACAATAGACAGCACAAACCACAAGGGTATGATGCGTACAGGGCGCCACAGCAGAGTTTGAACTACAGGACCATGTCAACGAGTTATGTACGCAGCGACAGTACAGCTTCCTACTCAACAG TTGGTTCGGGGAACTGGCACGGTCAACCAGTCATGGCAATGTCAGAGTATGAAATGCCTCTCGCACACCATCAGTCCTACGGCTACAACACTGTCCATCACAGTCACCCGTTACACAGCAG